In Streptomyces sp. SLBN-118, the following are encoded in one genomic region:
- a CDS encoding SAM-dependent methyltransferase, with translation MERPAWAPQGIDISVPSVSRIYDYYLGGSHNFEVDRQAARKAMEFMPGLPKIMQANRAFMRRAVNYAVSEGVTQFLDIGSGIPTFGNVHEVAQKASAEARVVYVDHDPVAVAHSRAVLEGDEHSAVVSADLRKPRQILDSPEVAGLLDLERPVALLLVAVLHFIEDEDDPYSAVVELRDALAPGSLVVVTHASYEGIPLSEEQAGGAVGVYRNIRNPLIMRSREQIMRFFEGYEMVEPGLVSMPQWRPDAPAEQEDPYAFSGFAGVGRKA, from the coding sequence ATGGAGCGTCCCGCCTGGGCCCCGCAGGGCATCGACATATCGGTGCCGAGCGTGTCCCGGATTTACGACTACTACCTGGGCGGTTCGCACAATTTCGAAGTCGACCGGCAGGCCGCCCGCAAGGCGATGGAGTTCATGCCGGGCCTCCCCAAGATCATGCAGGCGAACCGGGCGTTCATGCGCCGGGCCGTGAATTACGCGGTGAGTGAGGGCGTCACCCAGTTCCTCGACATCGGCTCCGGCATTCCGACCTTCGGCAATGTCCATGAGGTGGCGCAGAAGGCCAGCGCCGAGGCCAGGGTCGTGTACGTCGACCATGATCCGGTCGCTGTCGCGCACAGCCGGGCCGTCCTGGAAGGCGACGAGCACTCGGCCGTCGTCTCCGCCGACCTGCGCAAGCCGCGGCAGATACTCGACAGCCCCGAGGTCGCCGGACTGCTCGACCTGGAGCGGCCGGTGGCGCTGCTCCTCGTCGCCGTACTGCACTTCATCGAGGACGAGGACGACCCGTACAGTGCCGTGGTCGAGCTGCGGGACGCCCTGGCGCCCGGCAGTCTGGTCGTCGTCACCCACGCCTCGTACGAAGGGATCCCGCTGTCCGAGGAGCAGGCGGGCGGCGCCGTCGGCGTCTACCGGAACATACGCAACCCGCTGATCATGCGCTCGCGTGAGCAGATCATGCGGTTCTTCGAGGGGTACGAGATGGTCGAGCCCGGTCTGGTGTCCATGCCGCAGTGGCGGCCCGACGCCCCTGCCGAGCAGGAGGACCCATATGCCTTCTCGGGCTTCGCCGGGGTGGGGCGCAAGGCGTGA
- a CDS encoding polysaccharide deacetylase family protein, translating into MKADQMLPGRRSVLRIAACLGAAVTMGTLFTERDRSPGREASPGPAAGPRAAAAGPPMHESAYRLRPMTADAPPRFHRALPPVRTRPFERFPQLGRTLVLTFDDGPDPHYTPGILSTLRQYHVNAMFFVCGEMAAANRELLREIADDGHVVGNHTWSHPLIPKLPASKIRGELGRTSEVIARTLGAAPLWFRAPYGAWNKLTFEIGAELGMEPVGWTVDSLDWTEPGTTTIVRKVLDGAAPGAVILSHDAGGNRSQSVAALRRYLPRLLDAGYRITVPHR; encoded by the coding sequence ATGAAAGCGGATCAGATGCTCCCGGGCCGCCGTTCGGTACTCCGTATCGCGGCCTGCCTCGGCGCTGCCGTCACCATGGGGACGCTCTTCACCGAGCGGGACCGGAGCCCCGGCAGGGAAGCATCCCCGGGCCCGGCGGCGGGCCCCCGGGCAGCCGCGGCGGGCCCGCCCATGCACGAGTCGGCGTACCGGCTGCGGCCGATGACGGCAGACGCCCCACCGAGATTCCACCGGGCGCTCCCGCCCGTGCGCACCAGACCCTTCGAGCGGTTTCCCCAGCTGGGCCGCACCCTGGTGCTCACCTTCGACGACGGGCCCGATCCCCACTACACGCCCGGCATTCTGAGCACCCTGCGCCAGTACCACGTGAACGCGATGTTCTTCGTCTGCGGCGAGATGGCCGCCGCCAACCGTGAACTGCTGCGCGAGATCGCCGACGACGGACACGTCGTGGGCAACCACACCTGGTCCCACCCGCTGATCCCCAAGCTCCCGGCCTCGAAAATCCGCGGCGAACTGGGCCGCACCAGCGAAGTCATCGCGCGGACCCTGGGTGCCGCGCCGCTGTGGTTCCGCGCCCCGTACGGAGCATGGAACAAGCTCACCTTCGAGATCGGCGCGGAACTCGGCATGGAGCCCGTGGGCTGGACCGTCGACTCGCTCGACTGGACCGAGCCCGGCACCACGACAATCGTCCGCAAGGTGCTCGACGGCGCGGCGCCGGGCGCCGTGATCCTTTCGCACGACGCGGGCGGCAACCGATCCCAGAGCGTCGCAGCCCTGCGCCGCTATCTGCCCAGGCTGCTGGACGCCGGATACCGCATCACCGTGCCGCACCGCTGA
- a CDS encoding SCO0930 family lipoprotein → MNTWRNASLAVTAAAVLALTTACGQDKGTETPNGQAVGAVNPAAPAAGGYGSDYGSDSGTAAQAAAKPAGQLAVWDSKELGKVVTDSAGFTLYRFDKDTASPPKSNCEGQCAKTWPVVAAGGASAAPGIDPSLIGEVTRSDGSKQLTIGGWAMYRYAKDTKPGDAKGQGVGGTWFASAPDGKKAAGGAGGGGGGSEYGDGGEAEGGEQADLAGLSVRKDPKLGEIIVDKNGMTVYRFKKDSAWPMKSACTGECLKKWPVVAPVDKNDTEGIIKKGFVTFNRPDGIKQQSIDCWPIYTFAGDAKPGDTNGQGVGGTWYAVSPQGKLVGAPK, encoded by the coding sequence ATGAACACCTGGCGGAACGCCTCGCTCGCGGTGACTGCGGCGGCCGTACTCGCTCTGACGACGGCGTGCGGTCAGGACAAGGGCACCGAGACTCCCAATGGCCAGGCCGTCGGAGCCGTCAATCCGGCCGCGCCCGCCGCCGGCGGCTACGGCTCCGACTACGGTTCCGATTCCGGCACCGCGGCCCAGGCGGCGGCCAAGCCCGCCGGTCAACTGGCCGTGTGGGACAGCAAGGAGCTCGGCAAGGTCGTCACCGACAGCGCGGGCTTCACGCTCTACCGCTTCGACAAGGACACCGCCAGCCCGCCGAAGTCGAATTGCGAAGGCCAGTGCGCGAAGACCTGGCCCGTCGTGGCCGCCGGCGGCGCCTCGGCCGCTCCCGGCATCGACCCCTCCCTGATCGGCGAGGTCACCCGGTCCGACGGCAGCAAGCAGCTGACCATCGGCGGCTGGGCGATGTACCGCTACGCCAAGGACACCAAGCCCGGTGACGCCAAGGGCCAGGGAGTGGGCGGCACCTGGTTCGCTTCCGCCCCCGACGGCAAGAAGGCCGCGGGCGGAGCCGGCGGCGGCGGCGGTGGCTCGGAATACGGCGACGGCGGCGAGGCAGAAGGCGGCGAGCAGGCGGATCTCGCGGGCCTGTCCGTCCGTAAGGACCCCAAGCTCGGCGAGATCATCGTCGACAAGAACGGTATGACGGTCTACCGCTTCAAGAAGGACTCCGCCTGGCCCATGAAGTCGGCCTGCACTGGAGAATGCCTCAAGAAGTGGCCGGTTGTCGCCCCTGTGGACAAGAACGACACCGAGGGAATCATCAAGAAGGGCTTCGTCACCTTCAACCGTCCCGACGGAATCAAGCAGCAGAGCATCGACTGCTGGCCGATCTACACCTTCGCGGGCGACGCCAAGCCCGGTGACACCAATGGTCAGGGCGTTGGCGGCACCTGGTACGCGGTTTCTCCCCAGGGCAAGCTGGTCGGAGCGCCCAAGTAG
- the pip gene encoding prolyl aminopeptidase: MSELYPPIEPYEQGMLDVGDGHLVHWEVCGNPGGKPALVVHGGPGSGCSTGVRSYFDPDRYRVVLFDQRGCGRSTPHAADPSSDLTHNTTGHLLADMERLREHLGIERWLLFGGSWGSTLLLAYAERHPHRVSQIVVNGVTTTRRSEIDWLYRGVGRFFPEAWDRFSSFAPAADGEVNPVAAYARLMADPDTGVRERAAAEWCRWEDTVLSMEPQGAPSPYGGRPPAARLALVRIASHYFAHGAWLDEGALLRDAGRLKGIGGVLFHGRLDLSSPLDTAWELQRGWPDAQLVVVDDSGHKGSRSMRGQVRRALDRFGSPSD; the protein is encoded by the coding sequence ATGTCCGAGCTGTATCCGCCGATCGAGCCGTACGAGCAGGGGATGCTCGATGTCGGCGACGGCCACCTCGTCCACTGGGAGGTCTGCGGCAACCCCGGGGGCAAGCCCGCACTCGTCGTCCACGGCGGCCCCGGATCCGGATGTTCCACCGGCGTACGCAGCTACTTCGACCCGGACCGCTATCGCGTCGTCCTGTTCGACCAGCGAGGCTGCGGACGCAGTACACCGCACGCCGCCGACCCGTCGTCCGATCTGACCCACAACACCACCGGCCACCTCCTCGCCGACATGGAGCGCCTGCGTGAGCACCTCGGGATCGAGCGCTGGCTGCTCTTCGGCGGCTCGTGGGGTTCGACGCTGCTTCTCGCCTACGCCGAGCGGCATCCTCACAGGGTGTCCCAGATCGTCGTCAACGGCGTCACCACGACCCGTCGGTCCGAGATCGACTGGCTCTACCGCGGCGTCGGACGGTTCTTCCCCGAGGCATGGGACCGCTTCAGTTCCTTCGCCCCGGCCGCCGACGGCGAGGTCAATCCGGTGGCCGCCTACGCGCGGCTGATGGCGGACCCCGACACCGGCGTACGGGAGAGGGCCGCAGCCGAGTGGTGCCGCTGGGAGGACACCGTCCTGTCCATGGAACCGCAGGGCGCTCCCAGCCCCTATGGCGGCCGCCCGCCGGCCGCGCGGCTGGCGCTCGTACGGATCGCCTCCCACTACTTCGCCCACGGCGCCTGGCTGGACGAGGGCGCTCTGTTGCGCGACGCCGGCCGGCTGAAGGGAATTGGGGGAGTGCTCTTCCACGGTCGGCTCGATCTGAGCAGCCCCCTCGACACCGCCTGGGAACTCCAGCGCGGCTGGCCCGACGCACAGCTGGTGGTCGTCGACGACTCCGGGCACAAGGGCAGCCGGTCGATGCGAGGGCAGGTGCGCCGGGCACTGGACCGGTTCGGCTCCCCGAGTGACTGA
- a CDS encoding class F sortase has protein sequence MGEFYSGSESRKRSPWGVLALVMLTGLAMMRNGVDVGLGPPQPASAASLSRPGEIFAPVVAARTLPYAPAERVRIPAIKVDAPIMNVGLDADGWIEAPPPRDPNIAGWYQNGISPGQRGTAVVVGHVDNLSGPAVFYGLGSIQRGHHIEVARFDGKTAVFEVYGVEVFSKANFPGAHVYGDTGFAELRVITCGGGYSKRSGYDGNVVVFARMIKIR, from the coding sequence ATGGGCGAGTTCTACAGCGGCTCGGAGTCGAGGAAACGCTCGCCCTGGGGCGTACTGGCCCTTGTCATGCTCACCGGGTTGGCGATGATGAGGAACGGCGTCGATGTGGGCCTCGGCCCGCCCCAGCCGGCCTCCGCCGCATCGCTGAGCCGCCCCGGCGAGATCTTCGCCCCTGTGGTCGCCGCCCGGACGCTGCCGTACGCCCCCGCGGAACGCGTGCGGATCCCCGCGATCAAGGTCGACGCGCCCATCATGAACGTGGGCCTGGACGCCGACGGCTGGATCGAGGCACCGCCGCCCCGAGACCCCAATATCGCGGGCTGGTACCAGAACGGCATCTCCCCGGGCCAGCGCGGCACCGCGGTCGTCGTCGGCCATGTCGACAATCTGTCGGGGCCCGCGGTCTTCTACGGTCTCGGCTCCATCCAGAGGGGCCACCACATCGAGGTGGCCCGCTTCGACGGCAAGACCGCGGTCTTCGAGGTGTACGGAGTCGAGGTGTTCTCCAAGGCGAACTTCCCCGGGGCCCACGTGTACGGCGACACGGGCTTTGCCGAACTGCGCGTGATCACCTGCGGCGGCGGCTATTCGAAGCGCAGCGGCTACGACGGAAACGTCGTTGTCTTCGCCAGGATGATCAAGATCCGCTGA